CAACGCCGTGAAGGGCGGCGGCGGCGACCAGGTGCTCGGCGACCTGCAGTCCGACGCCACCGCCGAGTCGGCCAAGGCCCGCCAGGGCTGACCGGGGCCGCCGGGCCGCCGGGGTTCTGACGGCCCGGGGACCTAGCCTGGACGCATGGCCGAACTGACCGAACGCGACCGGGCGGTACTCGCGCTGGAAGCCCGCGGGTGGCGGACCGCCGGCGCCAAGGAGCAGGCGATCCGGCAGGAGCTCGGCATCTCCGCCACCCGCTACTACCAGCTCCTCAACGCCCTGCTCGACCGCGCCGAGGCGCTCGCCCACGACCCGGTCCTGGTCAACCGGCTGCGCAGGGTCCGGCAGGAGCGGCGCGACGCCAGGCAGTGACGCGGCCGGAGGGCTGCCGACCCCCGGGGGCGGGTAGCGTCGGGGCATGGGAATCGCTGCACAGATCACGACCCGGGCGGGGCGGACCGGACTGGCGGGCCTGCTCGCCGACCCGAAGTCCGCCGTCGTGGGGCTCGACTTCGACGGCACGCTGGCCCCGATCGTCCCCGACCCCGACCGGGCCCGCGCCCACCCGGGCGTCGTCCCGGCCCTCGCCGCGCTCGCCCCGCTGGTCGGCGCGGTCGTGGTGGTCACCGGGCGGCCCGCCGCGACCGCCGCCGCGTACGGCGGCTTCGCGGACGTCCCCGGGCTCGAACACCTCACCGTCCTCGGCCACTACGGCGCCGAGCGCTGGGACGCGCGCAGCAACGCCGTCACCGCCGCCCCGCCCCCGCCCGGGGTGGCCGTGGTGCGGGACGAACTGCCTTCGCTGCTGCGCGGGTTGGGCGTGCCCGAGGGCACCTTCGTGGAGGACAAGGAGCGCGCGCTGGCCGTCCACACCCGGCGGGCCCCCGAGCCGGACGCGCTGCTGGAGCGGCTGCGCGGCCCGCTCGACGCGCTGGCCCGCCGCAACGGGCTGGTGGTGGAACCCGGCCGGATGGTCCTCGAACTGCGGCCGCCGGGGGTCGACAAGGGCGTCGCCCTCCGCGGCTTCCTGGCGGAGCGGGACGCGGGCCCGGTGGTCTTCGCCGGCGACGACCTCGGCGACCTCGCCGCCTACGCGGAGGTCGCCGACCGCCGCGCCGCGGGCCACCCGGGCCTGCTGGTCTGCAGCGGCCCCGTCACCGGCGAGCCCCCGGTCGCCGAACTCGCCGAACGCGCGGACCTGGTGGTCGCCGGGCCGGCCGGGGTGGTCGACCTGCTGAACGGGCTGACGGAACTGCTGCTGCACTGAGCGGGCCGGGCCGGGGGCGCGGAGGACCGTTCGGCTCCCCGCGCCCCGGCCCGGCGGCTACCGGAGCGCGTCGAGCTGGTCCAGGAACCACTGCTGGGGCGGGAGCGCGGTGGCCGCGGCGGCCAGGCGCTTGGTGCGGTCGGCGCGTTCGCCGGCGGGCATGGCGAGCGCCTCGGCCAGCGCGTCGGCGGTGGCGATCACGTCGTACGGGTTGACGGTGATCGCGTCGTCGGCGAGCTCCGCGTGGGCGCCGGCCTCCCGGGACAGCACGAGGGCGCAGCCCCGGTCGGAGACGACGGGGACCTCCTTGGCGACCAGGTTCATGCCGTCCCGGATCGGGTTGACCAGGGCGACGTCGGCGAGCCGGTACGCGGCGAGGGAGCGCGGGAAGTCGTCGTCGACGTGCAGGACGAGCGGCTGCCAGTCGTCGGTGCCGAACTCGGCGTTGATCTCCTCGGCGACGCGCCGCACTTCGGCGGTGTAGTCGCGGTACTCGGCGAGGTCGGTGCGCGAGGGGTAGGCGAAGGCGACGTGGACGACGTTGCCGAGCCACTCGGGGCGGGTGCGCAGCAGGTGCCGGTAGGCGAGCAGGCCGCGGACGATGTTCTTGCTGAGCTCGGTGCGGTCGACCCGGACGATGGTGCGCCGGTCGCCGACGGCCGCGCGCAGGGCGGCGAGGCGCTCGTCGACGTCGGGCCGGCGGGAGCGCTCGCGCAGGAACTCGGCGTCGGCGCCGAGGCCGTGCACGCCGAGCCGGGTGGTGCGGCCGCCGTGGGTGACGGTGAGGGCGTCGCGGTCGACCTCCGCGCCGAGGACGGCCGCGCAGCAGTCGGCGAAGGCGAGGGCCCAGCGGCGGGTGAGGAAGGCGGCCCGGTCGGCGCCGAGGATGCCCTCCAGGACGGCCGCGGCGACGTCGTCGGGCAGCAGCCGGTAGTAGTCCGGCGGGGCCCAGGGAGTGTGCGAGAAGTGGCCGATCCGCAGGTCGGGGCGGAGTTCGCGGAGCAGCGCGGGGGCCAGCGAGAGGTGGTAGTCCTGCACCAGGACGGCGGCGCCGGGGGCGGCCTCGGCGGCGAGCGCCTCGGCGAAGGCGGTGTTGTAGGCGGTGTAGGCGGCCCACTCGGTGCGGAAACCGGCGTCGAAGGCGGGCTGCAGGGGCGTCTGGTAGAGCAGGTGGTGGACGAACCAGAGGGTCGAGTTGGCGACGCCGTTGTAGGCGCGGGCGAAGGTCTCCGGATCGATGTCCAGCATCCGGACGGCCTGTCCGCCGACGTCGTGCCCGGCCCGGTCGAGCCGCCCCTCGGGGGCCTGCCGGGCGGCGGTGCGGTCGGCGTCGGAGAGCGCGGCGCAGACCCAGACCGCGTTCGGGTCGTCGATCGCGGACAGCCCGGAGACCAGGCCGCCGCCGCCTCTGCGGAGGGTCAGCGTGCCGTCGTCCTCCGAGCGGAAGGACACCGGCCCGCGGTTGGAGGCCACCAGGATCGGGGCGGCTCCGGACTGCTGGGGGCGTTCGGACACGTGATCGGCCATACAGCCAACCTTGCCGTGCGACCAGCGGACCAAACCACTCGGCGCGGCCCGCGCCGGGTGAACTCTCGGGGTCAGCCGCCGGTCACGGAGCCGATCGGCGGCCCGGAGTCGCGGGCCGGGAGGAAGCCGGGCAGCCAGGGCGGGCGGCCGTCGGGGCAGTTCGCGGGCAGGTAGAACCCGTGCGGCGGGGTCAGGTTGCGCTCCAGGTCGACGGCGGCGACGGTGAGGGCCGCCAGCAGGGCGGCGCAGGCCGCGGCGAGCGCGGGGGTGAGGAGGTCGGGGGAGCGGCGGGTGAGGCACCGGGCCAGCAGGACGGCGGCGGGCGGCAGCAGCAGGTAGCCGAAGGCGTACGGGCTGAGCACGTCGAACCGGGGGTCGTCGGTCAGGTCGTGGGCGACCTGCCGGGCCACGCCCGCGCAGTCGGACCAGGTGTCCTCGATCAGCCCCAGCACCCGGGTCTCGACCAGGAACCCCAGGACGGGCGCGAGGAGCAGGGCGAGGCAGCCGACGCCGGGGCGCCCGGGGCGCGGGGTGGGTTCCACGCCGGGACGGACGCGGGGCGGCGGCTCAGCGGTTGCGGTACTCGGGGACGGTGGCCATCGGGGGGCGTTCGGTGGCGGGGACGGGGTGGGTGCGGGGGGTGAAGCCCCCGGGGGTGCGGGTGTACTGGGTGAGCAGCGGGCGGACCAGGTCCGGGTCGGCCTTGAGGCGGTGGGTGCGGTCCAGGCGCTCCAGGGCGGTGCGGTAGATGGTGGCGGCCATCCGGCCGAGGGCCTGGCCGTCCTGGTGCCGGTGGTGCCGCACGCCGACGTCGACCTGGGCCAGCGCGTCCAGCCCGGCCAGCTCCAGGGCGTCGACCAGCAGGCCCAGCTCGACCCCGTAGCCGGTCGGGAAGGGCAGCCGCTCCAGCAGGCCGCGGCGGGCCGCGTACTCGCCGCCGAGCGGCTGGACGAAGCCGGCCAGCTGCGGCCAGTGCAGGTTGAGCAGCGGGCGGGCGACCAGTTCGGTGACCCGGCCGCCGCCGGCCGGGACGACGGTGCCGTCGGCCTCGAAGGGGCGGTCGTACATGGCCTTGACCAGGTGCAGGTCCGGGTCGGTGAGCAGCGGGCCGACGATGCCGGAGACGAACGCCGGGTCGAACTCGCGCAGGTCGGCGTCGACGAAGCAGACGATCGCGCCGCTGGTGGCGAGCAGCGAGCGCCACAGCACCTCGCCCTTGCCGGGTTCGGCGGGCAGCCGGGGCAGGATGTCGTCCCGGTGCACCACCCGGGCGCCGGCGGCGGCCGCGGCGGCGGCGGTGCCGTCCTGCGAGCCGGAGTCGACCACCACCAGTTCGTCCACCAGGGGGACGCGTTCGACCAGCTCGGTGCGGATCGCGGTGACGATCTCGCCGACGGTGGACTCCTCGTCCAGGGCGGGCAGCACCACGCTGACGGTGCCGGCCGGGCCGGCGGCGCGTTTGGCCTCCAGCAGCAGGTCGAGCGGCCGGTCGGCGGCCGTCCACGAACGGCGGCGCAGCCAGTCGGCCGCCTCCGGCAGTACCCCGGGCTCGGGCTGCTCCGGCAAGTCTCGCTCCCTGTCTCGGTTCGTCTCGGGTGTCGGACGCGGGGGTCGGTCCGCACGGGCCTTCGGATACAGTCTTCGTATTGCAGGCGCGCCTTCGCACGCGGGGGTCGCTCGCAGCGTACGACCACAACTTCACAGAGCTCATCCAGAGGGACTGAGGGAACGGCCCGTCGAAGTCCCGGCAACCCTCCCGCGCGGCCAGCAGGCCCGGCGGGACAGGTGCCAATTCCGTCCCGGACGCGACCGCGATCCGGGGAAGATGAGGAGAAAGGGCCTCGCCACCATGGCTGTTGACACCGCCGCATCCACCGTCGACCTCGGTCCCGCGACCGCGCTGTCCTGTCGCGAGTGCGGTGCGCGTTCCCCGCTCGGTCCGGACTTCGCCTGTCTCGAGTGCTTCGGTCCGCTGGAGATCGCCTACGACTACCAGGGCTACGACGCCGAGGAGCTGCGCAAGCGGATCGAGGCCGGCCCGGCGTCGATCTGGCGCTACGCCCCGCTGCTGCCCGTCCCGGCCGACGTGGCCGGCAAGCCGAACCTGAACCCGGGCTGGACCCCGCTGGTCAAGGCCGACAACCTGGGCCGCGAGCTGGGCTTCACCGCGCAGCTGCACATCAAGGACGACTCGGGCAACCCGACCCACTCCTTCAAGGACCGGGTGGTGGCCTGCGCGATCGAGGCCGCCCGCGCCTTCGAGTTCACCACGCTGTCCTGCTCCTCCACCGGCAACCTGGCCGGCGCGGTGGGCGCCGCGGCCGCCCGGGCCGGCTTCAAGTCCTGCGTGTTCATCCCGCACGACCTGGAGCAGGGCAAGGTCGTGATGGCCGGGGTGTACGGCGGCGAGCTGGTCGGCATCGACGGCAACTACGACGACGTGAACCGCTTCTGCTCCGAGCTGATCGGCGACCCGGCCGGCGAGGGCT
The window above is part of the Kitasatospora sp. NA04385 genome. Proteins encoded here:
- a CDS encoding trehalose-6-phosphate synthase translates to MADHVSERPQQSGAAPILVASNRGPVSFRSEDDGTLTLRRGGGGLVSGLSAIDDPNAVWVCAALSDADRTAARQAPEGRLDRAGHDVGGQAVRMLDIDPETFARAYNGVANSTLWFVHHLLYQTPLQPAFDAGFRTEWAAYTAYNTAFAEALAAEAAPGAAVLVQDYHLSLAPALLRELRPDLRIGHFSHTPWAPPDYYRLLPDDVAAAVLEGILGADRAAFLTRRWALAFADCCAAVLGAEVDRDALTVTHGGRTTRLGVHGLGADAEFLRERSRRPDVDERLAALRAAVGDRRTIVRVDRTELSKNIVRGLLAYRHLLRTRPEWLGNVVHVAFAYPSRTDLAEYRDYTAEVRRVAEEINAEFGTDDWQPLVLHVDDDFPRSLAAYRLADVALVNPIRDGMNLVAKEVPVVSDRGCALVLSREAGAHAELADDAITVNPYDVIATADALAEALAMPAGERADRTKRLAAAATALPPQQWFLDQLDALR
- the thrC gene encoding threonine synthase, with the protein product MAVDTAASTVDLGPATALSCRECGARSPLGPDFACLECFGPLEIAYDYQGYDAEELRKRIEAGPASIWRYAPLLPVPADVAGKPNLNPGWTPLVKADNLGRELGFTAQLHIKDDSGNPTHSFKDRVVACAIEAARAFEFTTLSCSSTGNLAGAVGAAAARAGFKSCVFIPHDLEQGKVVMAGVYGGELVGIDGNYDDVNRFCSELIGDPAGEGWGFVNVNLRPYYGEGSKTLAFEICEQLGWRLPDQLVIPIASGSQLTKIDKGLQELIKLGLVEDKPYKIFGAQAEGCSPVSAAFKAGRDVIKPVKPDTIAKSLAIGNPADGPYVLDIARRTGGAVEDVTDVEVVEAIKLLARTEGIFAETAGGVTVGVLKKLVETGQLDPAKETVAINTGDGLKTLDAVADAGMTAVIRPTLESFRAAGLATA
- a CDS encoding glucosyl-3-phosphoglycerate synthase, whose product is MPEQPEPGVLPEAADWLRRRSWTAADRPLDLLLEAKRAAGPAGTVSVVLPALDEESTVGEIVTAIRTELVERVPLVDELVVVDSGSQDGTAAAAAAAGARVVHRDDILPRLPAEPGKGEVLWRSLLATSGAIVCFVDADLREFDPAFVSGIVGPLLTDPDLHLVKAMYDRPFEADGTVVPAGGGRVTELVARPLLNLHWPQLAGFVQPLGGEYAARRGLLERLPFPTGYGVELGLLVDALELAGLDALAQVDVGVRHHRHQDGQALGRMAATIYRTALERLDRTHRLKADPDLVRPLLTQYTRTPGGFTPRTHPVPATERPPMATVPEYRNR
- the otsB gene encoding trehalose-phosphatase; this translates as MGIAAQITTRAGRTGLAGLLADPKSAVVGLDFDGTLAPIVPDPDRARAHPGVVPALAALAPLVGAVVVVTGRPAATAAAYGGFADVPGLEHLTVLGHYGAERWDARSNAVTAAPPPPGVAVVRDELPSLLRGLGVPEGTFVEDKERALAVHTRRAPEPDALLERLRGPLDALARRNGLVVEPGRMVLELRPPGVDKGVALRGFLAERDAGPVVFAGDDLGDLAAYAEVADRRAAGHPGLLVCSGPVTGEPPVAELAERADLVVAGPAGVVDLLNGLTELLLH
- a CDS encoding DUF3263 domain-containing protein, coding for MAELTERDRAVLALEARGWRTAGAKEQAIRQELGISATRYYQLLNALLDRAEALAHDPVLVNRLRRVRQERRDARQ